A section of the Paenibacillus yonginensis genome encodes:
- a CDS encoding PLP-dependent aminotransferase family protein, translating to MNLRSSSSPQTLFMQIYDYLDAQLKEGVWQEHDKLPSVRHLAEELGVHRLTVLRAYQLLKDSGRVYVKEKSGYYVLPLKQLTDQGSEPVPTKRQPFIQRGLPLLPGIGGTASGYLQDMHMIKTDASLQSLSFAQALVDPGLLPNRYFSEYAKKVFDLYPKVLGTYSSVQGDAELRTVLAQHLAETHRLYLGADDIMITNGAQQAIDLLARAVLSPGDTVLIEQPTYHSAIDIFKHQGARIVPVKIHPWGYDLDEVEKLMQNHQPRLFYLNPTFHNPTGYTVPTLQRKRLAELAEQYRCLLAEDDPFRDIYFHTAPPPPVASYDTEGWVVYIRSFSKYAAPGLRIAALCAGSPLMEQLLSFKYRMDNGAALLNQKVFLLYLASERLTGHLEKLRIALDIRKQIMEEELAPARKQGWTWESPQGGLNLWIKLPEDGPEMNELAERCARHGVYFSAGSSHDPSGQPNRHIRLSYSYVNEVQIRDGIRHLVREGLS from the coding sequence ATGAACCTCCGTTCCTCTTCTTCCCCGCAAACGTTATTTATGCAGATTTATGACTATTTGGATGCCCAATTAAAAGAAGGGGTTTGGCAGGAGCATGACAAGCTGCCTTCCGTAAGACACCTGGCTGAAGAGCTGGGCGTTCATAGGCTTACCGTATTACGGGCTTACCAGCTGCTAAAGGACAGCGGGCGGGTTTATGTCAAGGAGAAGTCCGGCTATTACGTGCTGCCGCTAAAGCAGTTAACAGACCAGGGCTCAGAGCCGGTCCCTACCAAACGCCAGCCGTTTATCCAGAGAGGATTGCCTCTGCTTCCGGGGATCGGCGGAACAGCTTCAGGGTATCTGCAGGATATGCATATGATCAAGACGGATGCCAGCTTGCAATCCCTGTCTTTCGCCCAGGCTTTGGTGGATCCGGGTCTGCTTCCGAACCGTTATTTCTCGGAATATGCCAAAAAGGTGTTTGATTTATATCCGAAGGTGCTGGGCACCTATTCTTCGGTTCAAGGAGATGCTGAGCTGCGAACGGTATTAGCTCAGCATCTGGCCGAGACCCACAGGCTGTATTTGGGAGCGGATGACATCATGATCACAAACGGTGCGCAGCAGGCCATTGATTTGCTTGCCCGGGCTGTTCTGTCTCCCGGAGACACCGTGCTGATCGAGCAGCCAACCTATCATTCGGCCATCGATATTTTTAAACACCAAGGCGCCCGGATTGTGCCGGTGAAGATTCATCCTTGGGGATATGACCTGGATGAAGTAGAGAAGCTGATGCAGAACCATCAGCCGCGTTTGTTTTATTTAAATCCTACCTTCCACAATCCAACCGGTTATACGGTTCCGACCTTACAGCGCAAACGGCTGGCCGAGCTTGCGGAGCAATACCGCTGCCTGCTTGCCGAGGACGATCCCTTCCGCGACATTTATTTTCATACTGCACCTCCGCCTCCTGTTGCTTCCTATGACACGGAAGGCTGGGTCGTTTATATTCGGAGCTTCAGCAAATATGCTGCGCCCGGGCTGCGGATCGCCGCTTTGTGCGCCGGTTCTCCCCTCATGGAACAGCTGCTCAGCTTCAAGTACCGGATGGACAACGGGGCGGCGCTGCTTAATCAGAAGGTGTTCTTATTATATCTGGCTTCGGAAAGACTAACCGGACATTTGGAGAAGCTGAGGATTGCACTGGACATCCGCAAACAGATCATGGAGGAGGAGCTTGCTCCGGCCAGGAAACAAGGGTGGACCTGGGAAAGTCCTCAGGGGGGACTCAATTTATGGATCAAGCTGCCGGAGGATGGACCGGAGATGAATGAGCTGGCTGAGCGCTGCGCCCGCCACGGCGTTTATTTCTCCGCTGGAAGCTCGCATGACCCCTCAGGGCAGCCGAACAGGCACATCAGATTGAGTTATTCGTATGTCAACGAGGTTCAAATCCGTGACGGGATTCGGCATCTTGTGAGGGAAGGATTAAGTTAA
- a CDS encoding amino acid permease: MNKSSTKPSTQGKDNLKWWQLSLLGVAGTIGTGYFLGSGLAISIGGPAVLLAYLLAAAGTYMVFDALARMTADHPEQGSFRSYAKQAFGGWAGFGSGWVYWFSEMLIMGSQLTALSIFARFWFPAVPMWIFAAGFGLLGLIIVFFGNKGFDRVENVLAIIKSAAILMFLLLAAALLAGWIEGGKYQPHFPDHYGAWLPTGWTGLWSAFIFAFYAYGGIEVLGIMSYRLKDPSEAPKAGKVMLLTLAVVYVLSIGLAVIMVPLKAFSPKESPFVLALGSDHLAFVPHLFNGVLIIAGFSTMTASLYAVTSMINTLAQEGDAPKLFARKWKDKYPLFGLGLITCGLLAAIIMALLLPGKVYEYITTAAGLMLLYNWSFILLSSGKLLESSVWSGIKRWIGLVLIAAAVSGTLFHALSRPGFFISLLLVSVIGICGFLVERHRNKNRGQGEPLLPEKPHRLEEGSGYRIKGIIKQKSRS; this comes from the coding sequence ATGAACAAATCTTCAACGAAACCCTCCACACAAGGCAAAGACAATTTGAAATGGTGGCAGCTTTCCCTGCTTGGGGTTGCCGGGACGATCGGGACCGGCTATTTCCTGGGGTCCGGCCTGGCGATTTCGATAGGCGGTCCAGCGGTTCTGCTGGCTTATCTGCTCGCAGCGGCAGGGACTTATATGGTGTTTGATGCCTTGGCACGGATGACGGCCGATCATCCGGAACAAGGTTCTTTCCGTTCTTATGCGAAACAAGCGTTCGGCGGCTGGGCCGGCTTCGGCAGCGGCTGGGTGTACTGGTTCTCCGAAATGCTGATCATGGGCAGCCAGCTCACGGCGTTGTCCATCTTTGCGCGTTTCTGGTTCCCGGCGGTGCCGATGTGGATCTTCGCTGCCGGATTCGGACTGCTGGGACTGATCATTGTCTTCTTCGGAAATAAAGGCTTCGACCGGGTGGAGAATGTGCTGGCCATCATTAAATCGGCAGCTATTCTAATGTTCCTGTTACTGGCAGCAGCCCTGCTTGCAGGGTGGATTGAGGGAGGCAAATATCAGCCTCATTTTCCGGATCATTATGGAGCCTGGCTCCCGACCGGCTGGACGGGACTTTGGTCGGCTTTCATTTTCGCCTTTTATGCTTATGGAGGAATCGAAGTGCTGGGCATCATGTCGTATAGGCTTAAAGACCCGAGTGAGGCGCCTAAAGCCGGGAAAGTGATGCTGCTGACCCTTGCCGTCGTTTACGTGCTGTCTATCGGACTTGCAGTGATTATGGTTCCGCTGAAAGCTTTCAGTCCTAAAGAGAGCCCGTTCGTGCTGGCTTTGGGCAGCGACCATCTGGCTTTTGTGCCGCATTTGTTCAATGGCGTGCTTATCATTGCCGGCTTCTCAACGATGACAGCCTCTTTGTATGCAGTAACCTCTATGATCAATACGCTGGCCCAGGAGGGGGATGCTCCAAAGCTGTTCGCGAGAAAATGGAAGGACAAATATCCATTATTCGGCCTCGGGCTCATCACATGCGGACTGCTCGCCGCGATCATTATGGCTTTGCTTCTGCCGGGCAAAGTGTATGAATATATTACGACTGCCGCGGGTTTGATGCTCCTGTACAACTGGTCGTTTATTTTGTTGTCTTCAGGCAAGCTGCTGGAATCGAGTGTCTGGAGCGGGATCAAACGCTGGATCGGGCTTGTGCTTATCGCGGCAGCGGTCAGCGGGACTTTATTCCATGCGCTGAGCCGTCCCGGTTTCTTTATCAGCCTGCTGCTTGTGTCCGTGATCGGAATTTGCGGGTTCCTGGTGGAACGCCACCGCAATAAAAACCGGGGGCAGGGTGAACCGCTTCTGCCGGAAAAGCCGCACAGGCTGGAGGAAGGAAGCGGTTACCGGATCAAAGGAATTATAAAGCAGAAGAGCCGGAGCTAA
- a CDS encoding LysE family transporter, with amino-acid sequence MNLFIGYIFLGLSLSAPIGPINAAQLDKGIRGGFWHAWAVGLGALLADLGYMLAVYFGVSHMLDAPYIRAFLSLFGFMVLLYTGIESIKDAGKITTQPLRGGDSLLLKSFLSGFLMSLFNPLSILFWLGIYGSILADAANSFPMDQLLIYSVGIVIGIIIWDFSMAAASSIFRNILTDRVLKGISILSGLSLIGFGVYFGVQASRMLFL; translated from the coding sequence ATCAACCTATTTATCGGTTATATTTTTCTGGGGTTATCTCTTTCTGCTCCTATCGGCCCGATCAACGCCGCCCAGCTGGATAAAGGCATCCGCGGCGGCTTCTGGCACGCCTGGGCTGTAGGGCTAGGCGCGCTGCTCGCCGATCTTGGCTATATGCTGGCCGTATATTTCGGCGTCTCCCATATGCTGGATGCCCCGTATATCAGAGCTTTTCTATCGCTGTTCGGATTTATGGTGCTGCTGTATACAGGAATCGAAAGCATTAAGGATGCCGGCAAAATAACAACGCAGCCTTTAAGGGGCGGAGATTCCCTGCTGCTTAAGTCCTTCCTGTCCGGCTTTCTTATGTCTTTGTTCAACCCGCTCTCCATCTTGTTCTGGCTGGGAATTTACGGGTCCATTCTGGCGGACGCCGCTAACAGCTTCCCGATGGACCAGCTGCTTATCTACAGCGTAGGCATTGTCATTGGCATCATCATTTGGGATTTCTCGATGGCGGCAGCCTCCAGCATCTTCCGGAATATCCTTACGGATCGAGTGCTTAAAGGCATCTCCATACTTTCCGGACTTTCGCTCATCGGCTTCGGCGTTTATTTCGGCGTACAAGCTAGCCGGATGTTATTCCTTTAG
- a CDS encoding LysE family translocator: MSANVWLSYILLGLTLAAPIGPVNSARLDKGIKNGFFHAWVVGVGSMIADMIFMLLIYLGLVQFLNITAVQICLWLFGGAVLIYSGFESGLRAKKVRLDMMRSRRDSLTSCFMLGFFMSITSPLSILFWLGIYGSVLARTAVSHGTSHLLLYSSMIFLGLALWDLFVAGLTTGLRRLLNDTSLMLISFLSGLSLVGFGVYFAFQGVQALFGI, encoded by the coding sequence CTGAGCGCTAATGTTTGGTTAAGTTATATTTTGCTCGGATTAACTTTGGCCGCCCCGATTGGTCCGGTAAACTCGGCTCGGCTGGATAAAGGGATCAAAAATGGATTTTTCCATGCGTGGGTAGTTGGAGTAGGTTCGATGATTGCGGATATGATCTTTATGCTGCTGATTTATTTGGGATTGGTTCAATTTCTGAATATTACGGCAGTTCAGATCTGTTTATGGCTGTTCGGGGGAGCGGTGCTGATCTATTCGGGATTTGAAAGCGGCCTGCGCGCGAAGAAGGTGCGTCTGGATATGATGCGAAGCCGCCGCGATTCTTTAACGAGCTGTTTTATGCTTGGTTTCTTCATGTCGATTACGAGTCCGTTGTCCATTCTGTTCTGGCTGGGCATATACGGTTCTGTCCTGGCTCGGACAGCCGTGTCGCACGGGACAAGCCATCTGCTGTTATACAGCAGTATGATCTTTCTGGGATTGGCTTTGTGGGATTTATTTGTGGCCGGATTGACGACCGGTTTAAGGCGTTTGCTGAACGATACCAGTCTTATGTTGATTTCATTTCTATCCGGGCTTTCTCTGGTCGGCTTTGGGGTTTATTTTGCTTTCCAGGGCGTACAGGCTTTATTCGGCATCTAA